A segment of the Salminus brasiliensis chromosome 5, fSalBra1.hap2, whole genome shotgun sequence genome:
AATGTGTTATtgcgatacacaatatgcttttgtgAGCATTTCGTCAATATCGTCAGAACATTGGCCAACAGCATGTTTCATTatagacagtgtaattagtatGGTTTTATTGGATATAGCAGGGAAAAAAAGACTCAAATTTACTGTACCTGTAAGTATGAAAGtatgaaatattgtgatatacgttTTTACCGTATCATTCCTATGTAACTGTCACTATTGCTTAATATTAATGTACAATATGACACTATAATAGTCAGGATGAGACGGTTATAATAGTTTTTGATTCGATTTTTGCAGAGtactaaaatattatataagttGAATAATATTGGGCAAACAGTACCTGTAGccagtttatttaaaaatgcactAAAACTAGTCAATCAGGCGTAACTGTGATCCCGATTTCtctttacaataaaatctccagtTATTGCATATTGCAATAACGATAAAACATCCACATACTGCCCACCCCTAATTAGGATTAACAAGAATAATTACCTCTGGCGCGGTCACCAACCCACACGTCTTAAGGTGGCTGTCATACGCATGTTGATGTGGGAAGCCCAGTCCGCACTCTTTGCAGAGGCACGGGCGCTTAGCTGCATGGCCCCCCATGTGTGACATGAGCATGAGCGACGAGCGGAATCCCATTCCACATTCAGAGCACTTCATGATCCTCTGATGCGTTCCGGcatgcttcttcagctcctccgaGCTGTCAAAGATTTGACCGCACTCCATGCATCGGATATCGTTCGTCTTCACAGGTGAGGCCATCTGATGACCCCAGCAACCCGTGTCTTTCTTGTGCTTCTCGAAGTCGTCTTGACTTTTGAAGACAACCAGACACGCCACACACTGGATGTTCTCGGGCTTACACTGGTGTTTGTGGTACAGTGACGCAAGGCGGAAGTGGCGCTTGCAGTGGACGCAGGTGTACGGCAGAAGGCCCAGGTGAACGAAGCTGTGGCGCAGCAGGGAGATCTTCTTGGAGAACGCCTGGCCACAATCAGTGCAGATTAAGGCGCTTTTCTTGTGCCACTTGAGGTGGCGGCGCAGAGAGGCCTGATGGTGGAAACTGCGGTCGCACTGGGAGCACGGATAGCGCTTTACTTCTTGCTGGTGCGTCTGCACGTGCTCCTCGCACTCGTTCATGCTGACGAAAATGCGCTTGCAGAAATCACATTGGTAAAACTCGTTCTCAAAGTGGTTGGTATCTAGATGACCCTGCAGGAGCTCCTGTGTTGCGAATCTGGCCATACAGATTAGGCAGGAGAAAGTAGCATGGGAGCGCAGATGCGCGCGGTAGTTCGCTAGGTGGCAGAACTGCTTGCCGCATTCGGAACAGCAGTAGGGGCGCACACCTGTGTGCACGTGTGAATGTTCACGGAGGAGGAACTGCGTGGAAAAGGTGAGGTCACACACCTGGCAGCGATGCTCCTCAGAACTATTTGTGtctggggaaagagagagagagagacatcacaTTTAAACCCTTCTTTTAGTTTAGTCTTTATCAGGGCTCTGCATAAGATACAAGCAGCTTGGGCTTTTTTGGCAACAGTGCTGACAAATGAGCTACAGAGCAAAGGCCTACAAATGGCTAGAGAGATCAAGGGGACTTTCCTTATTTCTTGTTGTACTGTGTTCTGCATATCAAGCATAATGGCATGAAACCTGCAGTGACTATGATCACGCCATTAGCGCTTTATCTCTGAATGCACATATCAGTGACATCTTATGGTAAGTGATCGTATTGAGTAAAATACAAAAACCCTTACAATTCAGAAAGAATGTTTAAAAGAGCTTAATGTATTCATTTCCTCTTTGAAATTTGATGTTTATCAGATGTTTATGTTCAGTTACGTACATTTCAAAAGACCAAACAGCTTGACCGTGGCCTGCAGCAATGTTTTCTCGATGTTCTATTCTCTGTATATAGTTGTTATAAACTAAGGAGGTAATATTAaatagtatttattattttatatagtagTTCATTATGGGACAACACCATTTCCGTACACAACGAACCCAACCTGCTCTTAGGGTAACAACAAAAGTGAGGAGAGATTTACACAGATATGGATTATACTATGGACTATGGCATTACCTGGAGGTTCTCCAGCCTCTCAATAATTTGTTGGACTTGAGCATAATCCACAttaaactgtgatgttctgatttactacacagttgcatctTATGCTGATTCCTTTAGGCATGAAATGAAAACTGACCAAACTTTCTGCATCCAAGCTCCAGAAACTGAAGGACAGTCTGTATTTGTGAGATTAATTCTGGTGGCTTGTACCAAACATAAACATATATCAAGGAATACTACATTTGGTAAACTGTATTTTATTGGAGTCTTGGATTTACACTTAACTTGCTTTACACAGATTTTGTAATTGTGCTATCCATGTTTTTCTATGGGCATTTGTCAAtcccaaatcatgcttaaagtgatttaaaaaaaatgacactggCCAATCAGACCACCTGAGGCTAGCCATATCAATGTCTGGAGTCCTATATCCCCTTCCATAGCTCCTGCTGACAGTGTGCAGACTCGCATACCTGAAGAAATCACACTGTTGTCCTCATCTTCCGTCACTTCATGGTCATCcccatcttcctcttcctcttcatcatAAACATCCACATCAATCTCCCAGTTCCCGTTTTTCTTCCTCATACCTTTCTGCTCTTCGTGCATGTTTCCATTTCCTTCATCTTCCTTGATTTGAGAGTCGCCTCCATCCTCCTCTTCAGTTCCCTCTCCACTCATCTGCCCTAGACCTAGTTCTTTTCTCTCGGCAGGGGCTGCTGTTGGCTCTGTCTGAATCTGATCATCAGCCTTACTCGGAGAGCCTCGATTACTGGCTGAGGAGTTCTGACAGGCAACGAGATCATCCTGTCCCACTGAAACGCTTGGGTCCTCACCTTCAGCAGATGGTGCAGCAGGGGCGTCGAGGTCTGGGGCAGCATCATGGGTCTGAGGGGTCTCCTTCTGCTTCAACAGTTGGAAATCCCAGCTTGAAAAGCCCAGCTCTGTAAGCTGGATGTCAATGGTTAACTCTGAAGACATGACAGCTTGGTGGCTGTGTGTACAGGAGTCAAGGGAAGCGGTACAGGCccaggtccaggtccaggtccGTTTCTACATTCTCCTCTGTCTCTAAGGTGGATGCAGGTATAGCGAGCTAGCTAACCAGCCCAGCCCTGTCTCAGCCACAACAGGGGATGCTGCTAGCTAGGGGTTACCGAGAccagctagtgctagctatcaataaacagggtggtaaacaatGGCTCATTGGGTGACTCGCAGATGACTATCTAGCTATATGATCCAGTTGCATAAGAAATTCACCAGCCTAACACTGCGTTCCCTCACAGATAGCTAGCTAGGCTAGCTGTGAAAATAAAAAGGGACTGCAAAGATTAACAAGCTaggtagctagatagctagctagctagctagctagcaacgACCGGCAACTCTTTCAGTGCAAACAGCAGGCTGAAACAGCAATATCCTAGCTAGTTCAATACTGGGCTGCAGACAAGGAACCCCCAAATAACACTagtagtagctagctagctgtattTACCGGCACCtcaaatgtagctagctagccagctagctagcgaGCAGCCACCGTACACCTTCACCGCTAACACAGCTGGCTTCCTCTCCTCCGGCTTCTCGCGCCAAAAAACACCAGGTATGCTACATTCACACAGCTCGAGACTCCCAGACCCCTCCAGCAGTTGCATTGACTGCCATTTTAACAGAGATACCGAGACAGATATAAATATGATAGCTACACACTGTCTGACCGTGCTAAAGAAACGAGAAGGCGAGATCCTCTTTCTAGCTACTGCATGTTAGCCGAGTATTTCTATAGCAACGAGCAGCGCGCTGTCGCCCTCTGCAGTGCTGGAGGAGAGACTGTCGCCCCATTGGCTGGAACGATGGCTGTACAGTCATTCATCTATGAAGGTTACTGTGATATACGACCTCTGATTTACATGAATGCATAGAATTGAATAATTACACACAAAGTAGTTATGGTAGCCACAACCAGTTAGCCTGATTAACCAATGCAAGGCCACAGACAGCTTAATCCAGCATggccagcatggccagcatgATCATCTTGATCAggctagacaaccagtatggccaagcttgaccaagctggttgaccagcattaccacGCTTTCAGAtcaggtctaagctggtctcgttatggtcaaggtggttaacCAGTCCCTCGTCCAGCACGGTGTATGTTGAATTTGattctggccatgctggtcatgaGGATCCCAACCAGCAGAAGCTGGTCTTTAAGATGGATTTTTTTCATTAGGGTTGGGGATATTAAACAATTTGTGTCTCTTTTAAATAATATAGCATCACAAAACAGTATATTCTCAGTATTCTGTGACAAATCACAATGTTTTCTGGTCTCAATGGTTTCAGATTATCAAATAGTTTGTCAGGATAAAGCTAGAACACCCACCAATGTACCTAAATTTGAGCCCCCAGATTATTTTGTTTTCTAAAATTAAAGAAAttatttaacaataataataaaaaaaaagattggaaGATTGGACTCTTAGCTGTtacaaaaagtgtttacaagctaAGAACTAACCATGCAGGGTTAGTGCCCAAATTTTTGCATGCCACTTTGTGCATATAGCGATCAGGTCACCCCCTGCTGTTGGTGCTTAAAATGTAGGTCTAGGCCACAATCGCACCTGGCTTCTGTACTGAAGTATCCAACGGAAAGAACAGAGCTTTTATAGATCCTTACGTTGTGTTATTATTTTGAATAATAAGTTCCTGTTAAGGATCAAGATGTAATATGTAGAACTTGCTGACATTTGTAACAAGGAATAGTGGTGTCTATCAAATATGACAATATTCTGTGGTTTATTCTAATTCTGATGAATCACAAGGTAAAATGCAATCTAACGTCCTTGGATGTTTGGGTGGGAGAACGAATAAATGTGTTATGCCTAATAAACTGCtctcagtgtagttttgagCACTTCAGTCTCGAACACGCCGAAGCtcggacacagaagctttaatggagaaaatgcttcaacaaCTTTTTAAAGAGATAGgtggatgatcagtcattgggctgggttaggagctaagagctaagattAGAGTTATGAGATTTGATCCATATTTCAGCtttaataaagtgtaatctatcctctgagctcaacagtaaaGATGCTGTGCTTACATCAAACCAGGAGTgatcataatgttctgatatgactgtgtaaaaGTCCCAGGTCCTGTCCTTTTAAATACAGCATTACCATATTTTCAATAAAGACCTAACTGACTCTTAGTTGACATCATGAAGCATGACTAGATGGATTAATCAGACTAGGCCAggcatgcactatatgtccaaatgtttgtggacaccccttcttataaatgcattcagctgctttaggttGTACTCAATGTGGACACAGACGTGCTCATGCACACTAATAGCTTGTCGAggccctgtggagaagtactggcagtagaataggacactcaggagcagataaacaaacatgaagccattggcaccatgcctaatgccaggagtgggctagaggggtataaagccccgagcattgagctgtggagcagtggaagaactgtgttctctggaatgatggtgctccatccactactttttggatgaggtgggatgatggagatcattcaacattctgagtCCTGACCCCAGTAACCGCAATTCAATTctcccagcaatgctccaaaatcgagTAGCCTTTCCGTGGATAGTGGAGACCGTtactaacaaaagcaggatttgtttttaacacccgatttcagaagaaacaacgaatgagcatgggtcccaatacttttgtccatataacgtATGAGGTTCTGGTTGTGTGGAAGTGGGTAGGGTAGATACAGCTGTTTTCTTTCTGTGCCCAGCAGAATATGCAAAGAAATTCTAATGCAGAAATCGTTCTGACAATGAAACACCACACACTCGATCCGTAGCAGCCCCTAAAGGCGGGTTCCTTTAATTTGAAACAGTTTAGCCAACATGGGACAAATTAcataagagagacaaagacacagTAGGATCCTTTTCCCCCCCCACAGGGGCCACAATTATCAAAGTCTGTATTACTAATGTTaggaaaatcaaaacataatgGGCTCAGAACTGTATGAAACATAATTACAGGGGTCACAATGAGTTGTTGACCAAGCAAAACTGCATCTAGCAAATGTaagttttctttctttatagaaaagaaaaagaaaaggaaaaaaaaaaaaaaaaaaaatacacacctGGCTTATTGGTGCCAGATAAAACAGCACCTTCTGATGCATCAAGGCAAAAATACAAAGCACAATGGTTCAGTAAGTACTTTGTTTAtgatttttaaatgaatttataCTGCTATGATAAACTGAAAAGTGTCCAGGTCTCTGCAAAAAGCCAGACTGCTCTACCTAGCAACAATACCTCTGTTTTCAGATGCACCTAGATGCAGTACACTGAAAACACAGCCTTTCACAGAGTACATTCAGCAACTCCCTTCAAAATATCATAGCAATAAAAACAAGGTAAAACGCTCAAATATGTAATAGTACAGCTAAATAATTTAAAGTTAGCTCATACAAATTTGTTAAGGAAGTCATCAGGGGTCAAACAAATAGCTAGGAAAAAAAATTGTTTGGTCTTGCATCTCCAGAGCAACATCAATCTTGATTAGGAGCCgtataataatagtataataatatcAAGCCATTAACAGGTCAAGTTTGGGGGCAATATTTTTGATATTTACTGAATTTCAAGAGTCAGAATTTCATTAGTAGTGGCCAACAAAGACACTTAGAAAAAGTTAACGCCTTATGGTACTacagaaaattaaaacattttctaATTAATCAGGGTGATGCTCGTCATCCGAAAAGACTAATTCTATTCAGGCATGTTACCATCtgccattacacacacacttctactaAAAAGAATGTAAAAACAATAACTCACATatgatattaattaaaaaagaaggacattaaaatattcaaataaaagcCAATACAAGCATTTTTACCTCTTAAGTGCCCCCCGCCCTCAAATTCCCCTTTGAtactttgtttgtgtgtgtgtgtgtgagagatccACGGGTTTGATTATCCTATACATTTCAAGTGTGGCCTGAAACATACCATGCCACAGGTGTaggatgaaatgaaaaaaagaagccACGTGGGGCTTTTGGGGTTTCCAGTTGTCACACAAAACCCTAATAGTGTTGAAAAAGTCTCACGCACTtgttttcaatcctgcaaaccaAGCCAGTCCCACTCAGTTTCAGTTGTTCCATTGAGCACACTTTAAAAAATTTAAACCCAAACCCCAGTATACAGCACTTCCACGCCAAATTATCTTTTCCCACGACCAGCTGGCTTCTCTTCCTCTTTGCCATGGGTCTGTTGGTGAGCCTTCAGGTTGCTTTCTCTGCCAAAGCTCTTGCCGCATGTGGGACAGGGGTACCGCCCGGCCGTGTGGGCTCGGGCAGTGTGTGCCTCCAGCTGCTCAGGGCGGTTGAAGCTCTCCTCGCACTCTTTGCAGGGATGAGGCTTCCGCTGGGTGTGCTTCTCTTTCTTATGAGCCCGCAGCTGCACCAGCGACGGAAATGTGAGGTCGCATTCTGGACACGGGATCTCCCGAGCAGGCGGTGGTGGGGCCTTTGTTTTCTTGACTTCTGCTTTATCCTCCTTGACCTTGGGCTCTTGTGTGGATTTCGGTGGTCTCCCCCGCTTGGCCACAGTTGCGGCCTTCGCCTCAGCCGCGGGTTCACCTGGTTCACCTGGTTCACCAGCGGCTTCAGCTGGTGGTGTTGAGGCGTCCTCCGCATGGTTGCTCACCCCTGGCTCCTCTGCTGCCTCGGTTTCTTCCTTCTTGCTTCGCTTTTGCTTCTTCTCTCCGGCTGCTGGCGCTTCGGCTTTGGGAGGCCTCCCACGCCTCTTCGATGGGGCGCTGCCGTTGCAGTGCTGGTCGCCCGCGTGGTTCTCCTGGTGCTGCAGGAGCTCTGCCTCCTCCTCAAAGCCCCTGCCGCATTTGCCACATCTGTGGGTTTTGGAAGGGTCGTCTGCATCCTCCGATTCCTGGCGTGCAGGGTGCTGTGCCAGGCGGTGGCTACGTAGAAGTGCTGGGCTTCGGAACGTCTCGTTGCACTCTTTGCATGCAAACTGCCGCTCGGGACATACCTGCCGCCTGTGTGTTGTCAACTAggggcaagaaaaaaaaaagaaaaaaggggggggggggggggggtgtcattACAATTCAGAGGACAATAGACTGCAGGAGCATTTTTGTGCAAGtgatttttcctttttatgGTATGACAAAACAAGACATTCTAAGAGTTTCTAAGAAAGTATCTTAcagcattatgcaaaaatgATTGAGTTATTAACAGTACATTTTCTTTTACAGATTGACCAAAATGTGGATAGAAATACTCATTAGTTGCAGACCCAACACAAACTCAGACAGGTAAATCAACAGAACAGCACAATCCCAATATGTCTGGGACTCTGATTAATCATGTTAATTTTTCACAATTAATCATTCCCATTTCACTTACCTCAGAGAATGTACGGAAGCTTTCTTGGCAGTGCGCACATTTGAAGGGCTTGTCTTCCTTGTTGTGGGTGGACTGATGCTGTGTTAGTTCCTCAGAGGACGGGAAAGTGCGGTCACACACATAACAGGTAAAAAGCGTGTcgcactgggggggggggggagataaGTAATTTACATTGTTATCGTTATGTTAACGAATAACTGGCTTTCCCTTTTACTAATCAATATCCAATTCCACACTAAAAATTATACCCACAGTAAGTTCAATACTTTTTCAATACTGTAAAAGTGGCAAACCGGTAAATATTCTGAACAAAAACTTTCAATCTAAAATAATAGTTGTAATGTAATTGTCATTTCCATCAATTAATTACTCTTCATTGGTACTAAGAACAGTGATGCTACACTATCAGTAAGATTCAATGAAAGTGCTGATATCATGACAGCTAAGAACATCTGTTTTAGCATAACCTATAGCaatatcttatttatttattaagagaAAAAACATTTTGGGGGTAACTGAAATGTTTAGACTAACCTGCTGCAGTTGCTGTTTGTACTCTTCACGATGACTTTTCTTCATATGCCGTTCTTTGGCTTTGGAGTTACAGAAGGTGATGAAACACTGGAAACACTGCAGGCTCTCATGCTGGTCTGTGGAACCAGAGAGAGGACACATTTtcccatattttattttttatttatttgtattttatttatttattttaaacacatAGGGATGAGGCTGGTTATTTACTGGAGTTATGTAGGTACTAGATAACAGACTTAACTGTAGATATTTTGATGCACAATGATACCATAATCATATCTGTAAGTatccttattttatttatttttttattagatttgaGCAATACATTTGAATATGCCATTTGATGTACAAGAGCACAACATTTAGGTGACACTGGACTACTTAACCAAAatttctgcattttattcattcTACTGGGTTTGTAATCTCAAGTTATATACTATAATGCTAACCCATGTAGTCCCAAAATCTACatcctttaaacacacacatcagcggATGTCAACTTATTTCAATAAAAACTATGCGTCTGGCAAGCTGGTTTAGCCAAAAAAGCCATAAGCGAGACAAGACATAACTCTACTATAACTTgtactggtaaaaaaaaatattcaagaTCTCAGTACTACATTATTTCCTAGTAGAAGTCCTAACATTAGATATCAAGTATAACAAtttagctaataataataataaatacaaacaataattataaattaataaacattacTACTACATTTATACCTCCTTTATGATCGGCCACACTGCCAGTATGTATGTAATTTTGACTAGAAAGATTATGTAGAGCCGTACTCTCTTCTCTAGAATTCTTACTTGTAAAAAGTCAAATTTCAGAAATCTAATGCTAGTTATTTCAGGTCCACTTTTCTGTGAATTCATTCTGACTAGTACAAACACTAATTCAAGATATAATATTTGAAAAGCTTTAGTGTGTTCGCTAAACTGCAACGGGAACC
Coding sequences within it:
- the LOC140556440 gene encoding uncharacterized protein — its product is MSSELTIDIQLTELGFSSWDFQLLKQKETPQTHDAAPDLDAPAAPSAEGEDPSVSVGQDDLVACQNSSASNRGSPSKADDQIQTEPTAAPAERKELGLGQMSGEGTEEEDGGDSQIKEDEGNGNMHEEQKGMRKKNGNWEIDVDVYDEEEEEDGDDHEVTEDEDNSVISSDTNSSEEHRCQVCDLTFSTQFLLREHSHVHTGVRPYCCSECGKQFCHLANYRAHLRSHATFSCLICMARFATQELLQGHLDTNHFENEFYQCDFCKRIFVSMNECEEHVQTHQQEVKRYPCSQCDRSFHHQASLRRHLKWHKKSALICTDCGQAFSKKISLLRHSFVHLGLLPYTCVHCKRHFRLASLYHKHQCKPENIQCVACLVVFKSQDDFEKHKKDTGCWGHQMASPVKTNDIRCMECGQIFDSSEELKKHAGTHQRIMKCSECGMGFRSSLMLMSHMGGHAAKRPCLCKECGLGFPHQHAYDSHLKTCGLVTAPEAAIKKTKALSTPKKKEIAPVSPKSKVLPAVALEPQKDVLQGVPLHSVASVGNQTKPSEGQWTLVLNKEHHPGNVPLVMFLPAPIASSSEGSQNPQNLASTSAVPEKHLSVPHIIDVPLSSTGQTAKLDKPVLLQGMASPGANVLIPLTTGVKGPKMRWTILEDQCPSDSFTNKQTVTKENGRVTAHVELQQNINVSQDVMNTMQNTTLTSLSTAEAHNPETPLCLVKVKTEPRGQYRNQEGTRQCGSSSVDAAEERGAALLTMKVDSGVLGGVTTEVSNASETTPDISKIKKEPELWEEHESSRVSPHVLDVVDENLRQCDVCGIVLSEKKFVHHLNEEHSVSSAPVACDRTSTSQSRLSPPPGPPCKRLNLG
- the znf576.2 gene encoding zinc finger protein 576.2 isoform X1; translated protein: MRLQWKLRTPILHFFKMDSDLLKIEEIVMGGGETAAPAELNPEKEEQPYTTIIIQQPTTAPVIQSYQHESLQCFQCFITFCNSKAKERHMKKSHREEYKQQLQQCDTLFTCYVCDRTFPSSEELTQHQSTHNKEDKPFKCAHCQESFRTFSELTTHRRQVCPERQFACKECNETFRSPALLRSHRLAQHPARQESEDADDPSKTHRCGKCGRGFEEEAELLQHQENHAGDQHCNGSAPSKRRGRPPKAEAPAAGEKKQKRSKKEETEAAEEPGVSNHAEDASTPPAEAAGEPGEPGEPAAEAKAATVAKRGRPPKSTQEPKVKEDKAEVKKTKAPPPPAREIPCPECDLTFPSLVQLRAHKKEKHTQRKPHPCKECEESFNRPEQLEAHTARAHTAGRYPCPTCGKSFGRESNLKAHQQTHGKEEEKPAGRGKR
- the znf576.2 gene encoding zinc finger protein 576.2 isoform X2, which codes for MDSDLLKIEEIVMGGGETAAPAELNPEKEEQPYTTIIIQQPTTAPVIQSYQHESLQCFQCFITFCNSKAKERHMKKSHREEYKQQLQQCDTLFTCYVCDRTFPSSEELTQHQSTHNKEDKPFKCAHCQESFRTFSELTTHRRQVCPERQFACKECNETFRSPALLRSHRLAQHPARQESEDADDPSKTHRCGKCGRGFEEEAELLQHQENHAGDQHCNGSAPSKRRGRPPKAEAPAAGEKKQKRSKKEETEAAEEPGVSNHAEDASTPPAEAAGEPGEPGEPAAEAKAATVAKRGRPPKSTQEPKVKEDKAEVKKTKAPPPPAREIPCPECDLTFPSLVQLRAHKKEKHTQRKPHPCKECEESFNRPEQLEAHTARAHTAGRYPCPTCGKSFGRESNLKAHQQTHGKEEEKPAGRGKR